The following proteins are co-located in the Solanum pennellii chromosome 8, SPENNV200 genome:
- the LOC107027659 gene encoding CASP-like protein 1C1: MAKTKISIGVRFIIFATTLAAALTMLSTTEMVHIKDGYTFLPSYKNSNNGYSFRATYKNWNSFQFFIAVNFVGAAYNLLVIVLPNGSRLWKLVVVLDMVIAMVLVASCAAALETYILLKNGNIQASWQPICRFVPIFCAKALGAIVTCICGLLTNTLLLFYSFHIIFNPLLIKSEDDS; encoded by the exons ATGGCGAAGACAAAAATTTCAATTGGAGTAAGATTCATAATCTTTGCTACAACATTAGCAGCTGCACTGACCATGTTGTCTACCACAGAAATGGTTCACATTAAAGATGGATACACTTTTTTACCATCTTATAAGAATTCCAACAATGGATACTCTTTCAGAGCAACATACAAGAATTGGAATAGCTTTCA GTTCTTTATAGCGGTGAACTTTGTTGGAGCTGCTTACAACCTTCTAGTTATAGTCCTTCCAAATGGGAGTCGTCTATGGAAGTTGGTTGTTGTTTTGGATATG GTTATTGCAATGGTACTTGTTGCAAGTTGTGCTGCAGCACTAGAGACGTACATTCTACTGAAGAATGGAAATATTCAAGCAAGTTGGCAACCCATTTGCCGTTTTGTTCCAATTTTCTGTGCAAAAGCATTAGGAGCAATTGTCACATGCATTTGTGGATTACTCACAAAtactttacttcttttttattcttttcatattatctTTAATCCTCTCCTAATCAAAAGTGAAGATGACAGTTAG